In one Brevibacillus composti genomic region, the following are encoded:
- the spoIVB gene encoding SpoIVB peptidase — protein MNRHNRRKWMGSLLLLITAFVVSSTPFHDLSSFPHELRLMEGSLKQLRVSMPLMGTLVNSNPDILNVNGTEAREVSVDLSKPVSVEPKKAGEANLQVKWRNIPLKAVKVNVLPDLRVIPGGQSIGVKLQTAGVLVVGHHLVDTGKEKVSPGEQAGVHVGDSIVKMNDMYINDMNDVKKMVREASEKQTALQLLVVRGKEKLNLTLRPAKDKKDEEYRMGLYIRDSAAGVGTLTFYEPNSKAYGALGHVISDVDTGQAIVVGDGQIVRASVTSIEKGQSGNPGEKFARFYNESEVLGNITKNSPFGIFGKMKEEPKRSLYTEPIPIALAEQVKEGPAKILTVVEGQKVEEYSIEIVNVVKQHFPATKGMIIKVTDKRLLEKTGGIVQGMSGSPIIQDGKMVGAVTHVFVNDPTSGYGCYIEWMLQDAGLGVRPGQTSTPTAGHAA, from the coding sequence GTGAACCGTCACAACAGAAGAAAATGGATGGGAAGTCTCCTTCTCCTGATCACGGCTTTTGTCGTGAGTTCCACCCCGTTCCACGACTTGTCTTCTTTTCCCCACGAATTACGCCTGATGGAAGGCTCCCTGAAGCAACTGCGTGTATCGATGCCTCTCATGGGAACGCTCGTCAACAGCAACCCGGATATCCTGAATGTCAATGGGACAGAGGCAAGGGAGGTTTCTGTTGATCTCAGCAAGCCTGTGTCGGTCGAACCGAAAAAGGCGGGAGAGGCCAATCTGCAGGTGAAATGGCGCAATATCCCGCTGAAAGCGGTCAAGGTAAACGTGCTGCCTGATTTGCGCGTGATCCCGGGCGGACAGTCCATCGGGGTCAAATTGCAGACGGCGGGTGTGCTTGTCGTTGGTCACCATCTGGTTGACACAGGAAAAGAAAAAGTCTCCCCCGGGGAACAAGCGGGTGTCCATGTCGGTGATAGTATTGTCAAAATGAACGACATGTACATCAATGACATGAACGATGTAAAAAAGATGGTGCGCGAAGCCAGTGAAAAACAGACAGCATTGCAGCTCCTGGTGGTCCGAGGCAAAGAAAAGCTGAATCTGACCCTGCGACCCGCCAAAGACAAAAAGGACGAGGAGTATCGGATGGGCCTGTACATTCGGGATTCGGCAGCAGGTGTAGGCACGCTCACCTTTTATGAACCGAATTCCAAGGCCTACGGAGCGCTGGGCCATGTCATTTCCGATGTGGATACAGGACAAGCGATCGTTGTCGGCGACGGGCAAATCGTACGGGCAAGTGTAACATCGATCGAAAAAGGACAAAGCGGAAATCCGGGAGAGAAATTTGCTCGTTTTTACAATGAAAGCGAAGTCTTGGGGAATATCACCAAAAACTCCCCGTTTGGCATCTTTGGCAAAATGAAGGAAGAGCCAAAGCGCAGCTTGTACACGGAGCCCATTCCGATCGCGCTGGCCGAACAGGTCAAAGAGGGACCGGCCAAAATCCTTACCGTGGTGGAAGGACAGAAGGTAGAAGAGTACTCCATTGAGATTGTGAATGTCGTCAAGCAGCATTTTCCCGCTACAAAGGGCATGATCATCAAGGTTACGGACAAGCGGCTCTTGGAGAAGACAGGCGGGATCGTGCAGGGAATGAGCGGCAGTCCGATTATCCAGGATGGAAAAATGGTTGGGGCGGTTACCCACGTGTTCGTCAATGATCCGACATCCGGCTACGGTTGCTATATCGAATGGATGCTGCAGGACGCTGGACTGGGAGTACGTCCGGGACAGACGTCCACACCGACTGCCGGACACGCAGCGTAA
- the recN gene encoding DNA repair protein RecN has product MLLELSIRNFAIIKSVTISFQKGLNILTGETGAGKSIIIDALGLLLGGRASSDLVRYGESRAEVEGLFELPPGHPAFSVCESFGVQAEQDGTLLVRRDISSQGKSIIRINGQLVTLAILRELGPWLVTVHGQHDTHMLMQTDKHIHWLDSYGESRLGSAKQEYAQLYASYSKTRQDLERMSRNERELVQRIDLLQYQLNEIEAASLTPGEDEKLSLQRKKWINIEKIFSGIQDAYRSLHGDQRGLDWLGHAMSELERISSYEEQLLPVLENVQSAYYQIEDAVHQLRQLSERLDFEPEQLQEVERRLDLIQSLKRKYGKNVDEILEYAATIQDELDEMHHYDDRLQQLEKRLAELAADLAVEAAELSMIRKSCAEQLAAEIEQQLRELHMERARFAIDVRQVPDENGVDIEGTTWRVDANGIDTVEFLISPNPGEPLRPLAKIASGGELSRVMLAIKTILAGTDQVQTMIFDEVDTGVSGRAAQAIAEKLARVAQQRQVLCITHLPQVASLADAHYLIQKEMSEHETMTVVHRLTDEERVIELARMLGGAQVTAKTEEHAREMILLGRQRKAVP; this is encoded by the coding sequence ATGCTACTGGAGCTTTCCATCCGCAATTTTGCGATTATCAAATCCGTCACGATCTCCTTTCAAAAAGGATTGAACATCTTGACGGGAGAAACGGGAGCAGGGAAATCGATCATCATCGATGCGCTGGGGCTCCTCCTGGGAGGCCGGGCTTCCTCGGACCTGGTCCGCTATGGGGAGTCGCGGGCCGAAGTGGAGGGGCTGTTTGAGCTGCCGCCCGGCCATCCGGCTTTTTCCGTCTGTGAGAGCTTCGGCGTACAGGCGGAGCAGGACGGGACGCTGCTCGTTCGGCGCGACATATCCAGTCAGGGAAAAAGCATCATCCGCATCAACGGCCAGCTGGTCACTCTGGCCATCCTGAGGGAATTGGGGCCGTGGCTGGTCACGGTGCACGGGCAGCATGACACGCATATGCTGATGCAAACCGACAAGCATATCCACTGGCTCGACTCGTACGGAGAGAGCCGCTTGGGTTCGGCCAAGCAAGAGTACGCCCAGTTGTACGCCAGCTACTCCAAGACCCGGCAGGATTTGGAGCGGATGTCTCGCAATGAGCGCGAGTTGGTCCAGCGGATCGATCTCTTGCAATATCAGCTGAATGAGATCGAAGCGGCTTCCCTGACGCCGGGCGAGGACGAAAAGCTCAGCCTGCAGCGCAAAAAGTGGATCAACATCGAGAAAATTTTCAGCGGCATCCAGGACGCCTACCGCTCGCTTCACGGGGACCAGCGCGGCCTGGATTGGCTGGGACATGCCATGAGCGAGCTGGAGCGGATCTCTTCTTATGAGGAGCAACTGCTGCCGGTGCTGGAGAATGTACAGAGCGCCTACTACCAGATCGAGGATGCCGTGCATCAGCTGCGGCAGCTGTCCGAGCGGCTGGATTTTGAGCCGGAACAATTGCAGGAAGTGGAGCGCAGGCTGGATCTGATTCAGAGCTTAAAACGGAAATACGGCAAAAATGTGGACGAGATCCTCGAATATGCGGCGACCATCCAGGATGAGCTGGATGAGATGCACCATTATGACGATCGTTTGCAGCAGCTGGAAAAAAGGCTGGCAGAACTGGCTGCAGATCTGGCGGTGGAAGCCGCCGAGCTGTCGATGATTCGCAAGAGCTGTGCGGAACAGCTGGCGGCGGAGATCGAGCAGCAGCTGCGGGAGCTTCATATGGAAAGAGCCCGCTTTGCCATCGACGTGCGGCAAGTGCCGGATGAGAACGGGGTCGACATCGAAGGAACCACCTGGCGAGTGGACGCCAACGGCATCGATACCGTCGAGTTCCTGATCTCGCCGAATCCGGGCGAGCCGCTGAGACCGCTGGCCAAGATTGCCTCGGGCGGCGAACTGTCCCGCGTCATGCTGGCGATCAAAACGATCCTGGCAGGTACGGACCAGGTCCAGACGATGATCTTCGATGAAGTGGACACCGGAGTGAGCGGCCGAGCCGCCCAGGCCATCGCGGAGAAGCTGGCCAGAGTGGCCCAGCAGCGCCAGGTCCTGTGCATCACCCACTTGCCGCAAGTGGCTTCCCTGGCTGATGCCCACTACCTCATCCAAAAAGAGATGAGCGAGCATGAGACGATGACCGTGGTCCACCGCTTGACGGACGAAGAGAGGGTCATCGAGCTGGCCCGCATGCTGGGCGGGGCACAGGTCACCGCCAAAACCGAAGAGCACGCGCGGGAAATGATCCTGCTGGGACGGCAGCGAAAAGCCGTTCCCTAG
- the ahrC gene encoding transcriptional regulator AhrC/ArgR translates to MSKGQRHIRIREIIGSHEVETQDELVERLRAAGFNVTQATVSRDIKELHLVKVPLPDGRYKYSVPVEQKFNPIQKLRRMLVDSFVSMDHADHFILLKTLSGHANAVAELIDNLPWEEIMGTISGDNTILIICRSKENSEEVTKRLREML, encoded by the coding sequence ATGAGCAAAGGACAACGACATATCCGGATTCGTGAAATTATCGGCAGTCATGAAGTGGAGACACAGGATGAACTGGTCGAGCGTCTGCGGGCAGCAGGCTTTAACGTGACGCAGGCGACCGTTTCCCGTGATATCAAGGAACTCCATTTGGTGAAAGTTCCGCTTCCCGACGGCCGGTACAAGTATTCAGTTCCTGTCGAACAAAAATTCAATCCAATTCAAAAGCTCCGGCGCATGCTGGTTGACTCGTTTGTAAGCATGGACCACGCCGACCATTTTATCCTGCTGAAGACCCTCTCCGGACATGCCAATGCGGTTGCGGAGCTGATCGACAATCTTCCCTGGGAAGAGATCATGGGTACGATCAGCGGCGATAATACGATCCTGATTATCTGCCGCTCCAAGGAAAACTCCGAAGAAGTAACCAAACGCCTCAGGGAAATGCTGTAA
- a CDS encoding NAD(+)/NADH kinase, with protein sequence MKTIGIVGNKGKPEARIVARELVYLLEDRGARVLLDEQMASYVDRGDIGTSLEEIGSAAQLLCVLGGDGTLLGIARRLAGCSVPILGINLGTLGFLSEADPDDLPHAVDKLLSGQYYLEERTMLDAELVRNQKTLARYTAMNDIGIAKGSFCRIIQCAVYLDDNYVATFSGDGVIVSSPTGSTAYSLSAGGPIVAPNVEMLLLTPVAPHSLTARPMVLSPHQTIRIEVDAVHHEMGLSIDGQFGCRLEGGDQIFIRKSPFVTPLIKWKKGAFFETIRTKLQGEWE encoded by the coding sequence GTGAAAACGATAGGAATCGTAGGAAATAAAGGAAAACCGGAAGCGCGAATCGTCGCCAGAGAACTGGTCTATCTGTTGGAAGACAGAGGGGCCAGAGTTCTTCTGGACGAACAGATGGCCTCCTATGTAGACCGGGGAGATATCGGCACCAGCCTGGAGGAGATCGGCTCGGCAGCACAGCTTTTATGCGTATTGGGCGGTGACGGGACGCTGCTGGGCATTGCGCGCCGCCTGGCGGGGTGCTCCGTGCCGATCCTGGGGATCAATCTCGGCACCTTGGGCTTTCTTTCAGAAGCAGACCCGGATGATTTGCCGCACGCTGTAGACAAGCTGCTTTCCGGCCAATACTATCTGGAAGAGCGCACCATGCTGGATGCCGAACTGGTGCGCAACCAGAAGACACTCGCCCGCTACACGGCGATGAATGACATCGGGATTGCCAAAGGCTCGTTTTGCCGCATCATTCAATGCGCGGTCTATCTCGATGATAACTATGTGGCGACCTTCAGCGGTGACGGCGTCATCGTGTCCAGTCCGACCGGCTCGACCGCCTATTCGCTGTCGGCGGGCGGACCGATCGTAGCACCCAATGTAGAGATGCTGCTCTTGACCCCGGTAGCGCCTCATTCGTTGACGGCGCGGCCGATGGTGCTGTCCCCCCATCAAACGATCCGCATCGAGGTGGATGCGGTCCACCACGAGATGGGGCTGTCGATTGACGGCCAGTTTGGGTGCAGGCTGGAGGGCGGCGACCAGATTTTCATCCGCAAATCGCCGTTTGTGACACCGCTGATCAAATGGAAAAAAGGCGCCTTTTTTGAGACGATACGAACCAAATTACAAGGGGAATGGGAGTAA
- a CDS encoding TlyA family RNA methyltransferase, giving the protein MKKERLDVLLVERGLYETREKAKAAVMAGLVQVAGERCDKPGTKFGEDVAITVKGELHPYVSRGGLKLEKALRVFSLDLDGKVMMDIGSSTGGFTDCALQNGARKVYAIDVGYNQLAWSLRKDERVVVMERTNFRHMDPDSFTDERPDAATIDVSFISLKLILPVLYRFLQPDGDVIALVKPQFEAGKENVGKNGIVRDPRIHESVLIDIGLFAKELGFSLEGLSYSPITGGEGNIEFLLHAKKADGGFTSEQWPEQVSEIVSQAHEELK; this is encoded by the coding sequence ATGAAAAAAGAACGGCTGGACGTTCTCCTCGTAGAGCGGGGATTGTATGAAACCAGAGAAAAAGCGAAAGCGGCCGTCATGGCGGGCCTGGTGCAGGTCGCAGGGGAACGCTGCGACAAACCGGGTACCAAATTCGGCGAAGACGTGGCCATCACGGTCAAAGGCGAGCTTCACCCTTACGTCAGCCGAGGCGGCCTCAAGCTGGAAAAGGCGTTGCGCGTCTTTTCCCTCGATCTGGACGGCAAGGTGATGATGGACATCGGTTCCTCGACAGGCGGCTTTACCGACTGCGCCCTGCAAAACGGGGCGCGCAAGGTGTACGCCATCGATGTCGGCTACAATCAGCTGGCCTGGTCGCTGCGCAAAGATGAACGCGTGGTCGTGATGGAGCGGACCAACTTCCGTCACATGGACCCGGACAGCTTTACAGACGAGCGGCCGGATGCGGCTACGATCGACGTCTCGTTTATTTCCCTGAAGCTGATTCTCCCGGTCTTGTACCGCTTCCTGCAGCCGGATGGCGACGTGATTGCGCTGGTGAAGCCGCAATTCGAGGCCGGCAAGGAAAACGTCGGGAAAAACGGGATTGTCCGCGATCCGCGCATTCACGAATCAGTCCTGATCGACATAGGACTCTTTGCCAAAGAGCTCGGCTTTTCCCTGGAAGGGCTGTCCTACTCGCCGATCACGGGAGGGGAAGGAAACATCGAGTTCCTGCTTCACGCAAAAAAGGCAGATGGAGGCTTCACTTCGGAGCAATGGCCAGAGCAGGTGAGCGAGATTGTCAGTCAGGCTCACGAGGAATTGAAGTGA